The genomic DNA CAGTGTTGGTACCAAGTTGTTCAGTACCAGTTTCCTTTTCTGTGTGACTGTTAAGATATGTCACATAGTTTATTTGGTGATGCGCAATTGTGAAAGTGTCATCAATGTGTTACATATAGACACAGTTTCAGGGTTTTATATGGTGAGTTATGAAGCTATCTTCTTTTCACAGATCCAGAAGTTTTGATCTCCACATGTTATATCATTCCAACTGTTCTCCACGTCATGGAACTTTATTTCGACACAGTCCTCTTTTTTGCCTTCAAAATTGTTTGGCTCCCCAGGATTCCAGTAGCTGAgactaaaaaacaaataatcttttaacagacaacacaactaaagaagcatctgatgaaaaactaaaatgttccctgtgattcattctatatttatttattcatctaaCAGAAGCATTcatgtaatgtaaataaaagAGAATTTATAAACCTTTTGTTCAGCACAGTGTCATCCACCCATTTCCACTTCCCTTTGGTTTCTCTCAATCCAATCCATGTGCGCTTGTGGAATTTTCTTGTGAAATCCTTGTTTAGAGAGAAAATCAGTAATCACTTATCAATAGAAATCGAACTGATTAAAATCCAACCCACACCCACTTTTTCTGTTGCGTTTGTCTCTATTAACCTCTAACTCATTCTCCAtcacacattaatacacacaccTGCTCTTCTTTGCTGTTTATAATCACGAGGTCTGCATCTCTCCGCAGACAGTCAGCTCTGCTCTCCTGCCAGGAGCTATTGTTGGAAGAAATGTAATAGAAGCTGGGATGGAAATACACCCATCCTTGTTGGAAATAGTGATCTGTTATGAATAACAACAAAGAGAATATTAATATTTAGGAAATCATGTGATATAATGAATTCACCAATTTTAAAAAGCGACTATGAATTGATTTAGTAAAATTGAATGCAAGGTATGCATTCAATTTAAagctataaaaaatatttgaatcaGACCTTTTCAAAATCAAACAACTAGGCCTAACTTAAATCTAATCGGCCAGGTGATATGTGTTTAGTCAATAATCTGTGTGTACGCAATACGAGTTTAATAAAATTGTACAGTGTCTGCCCAAAAAACAAAACCCCAGTATAACTGTATAGTCTTATTTTCAACAGTGAATCATCATGTCAGTCTGTTTGGCATTGACAAGACGTATTGTGTTTTCATGTGATATACTACCAATATTGCACTGAATGTCCCTTTGGATGCAAGCTCTCACTACTGGTATGATGAGTTTCATCCTCATACTTACCAACGTTAAACAGTTCTCTCTTCAGCGCACAAGTCAGGTTTGTGCAACAGACCTCTATATCTGCTGTCTTACTGTCAGAGGTGTCTGAAAGAGCAGAAAAGCTTCAGAACTCGAGAACTCGTGTCaagaattacattacattaaaccaACAATTTTGCCCACATGCACTTctagcaatttggggttcaacatcttgctcaaggacactttgacacaTGGGCAGGAGGAGATTGGGGAACAAACCAGAGAAGCAaatctgtacagtatgtgttattTAATGCATACAGGAACTTGACTACAAGCAAGTTTACAATCTGAAAGTTGTCACATGGGCAAGCATCAACTAACTGGAAAGTCccgtcctcttcttctttaatCTGAAAGTAATAAGTTGGATTTCTAGTGTTGTTATGCCCCGTGATCGTTTCTGATTCTAAACTACCCCAAACTTGTGCAACTGGATATTACTGAGGCGTTGCTATGTTATAATTGGTCAAGTGATCTAAACACTgataaaattatattttgacaAATAGAAACCAGTCAGAGGAAGTGTCATATTTTAGATCTagatagatggactttattGATGCCAAACTTGGACATTTCTGTTCTACAGCAGCAAGGTataaggcacacacacacccatacagaatatacaagaaataataaataaaataaaaatacaagaaCACCTACTCCAAAAAATATACTCAGGAAGAATGAAAAGAATGTACAACGCATATATACATACGTCTTATGATAAAAGTGAATTTCAAAAGAAAAGTCCAGGGAACcagagtaaaagtagaaaaacagtttaaaatgacTCACAGAGACGTAGGGAAATGTTGAGAGCAGCTTGTAGGACACACAGGAGTCCAAAGCTCACAGCAACCAGTCTATACAGTTTTCTCCCTGTGTGGAGAaattatacacacatgcacacaaaataaGTGGCTAGTGGACAGTTTCAAGAAGCAGGTTTACAGTTATCTGAATAATTGTGGCCTTTTGGGAGGACTGTAGTGGACCATTGAGCTGAGAGCTGGGTTTACTAAATGTGAGGACATGTGCAGACCAGCTTGCCATAAACCATTATGTAGCATATACTTGACACTCGAAGTAAACCATGTCAAttaaacaaagtaaaacaaGAACATAGAACGTAAATGGTCTGTGTAGAATGACTGAATAAACTGACTTCACATAAAAGCAGATCAATAATATTTTTACATGTGCACGAAAAAAACATAGCGGTATTGATTTTTCCTCAGCTTTTTTGCACTGATTTTACTTCTTGAATTTctgaaatatacattttaaaaattaaaatttgTACCCATGTTGCTTTTATGGTTAAATGTTAATACAATGTTAGGTTAAGGTTTTCTGTCTCACCAGGCATAGCAGCAGTCACTCGCGTGTCCTGGCCAGAACTTCTTGCTGATGCATCAGGTTGATTTACATAGTCATGTTCTCTATGGACAAACCTCGCCATATTTTACCATCTGACTGGAGAGTGACAATGGTGATGGAGAGTGTGATTTTCTTAGACTGACGCTCATATGTAATTGacttcttcttttctctgtgcTAACAAAGGAACATATTTTTGACCTTCCTCATTTTTATCTGACTTAACTTCTTTATCTTTAAGCCTTTGACCACTGCTTCAGCCAGAACTTAATTACCTGAGGAAGATCTTAACTGTTTAAAGAGACCTCCAATTTCCTTTGTTTTGCATGAACGGTTTATTAGATTCTGTATtgagttatagtatagtatagttttttattttatcctaAACCTTCCATTATTCAAATTATCACCAATATATTAAGAGAAATTAAGGACAAATGTACCAATTAAAATGACTGACATAATATCACATTCATTGGTCATTAAATGGAAACACAGCCCACATGTGGctttgttaaaaacaattacGTGCAGAGGGGTTGCTTATGTGACAGCTGTCATTTGGAGCCATTTAGATACAGAATCACAACAATAAGTGTAATGTTTAAACGCAAAATGACAAAATCACTGGTAGATCTTGAGGTGACAAATCCAAATTTCCAAAATTGCTGCCAAAGCTGGGACCGGTTTTCTGGTACAAAGCAGAAGTGTGCCACAGCAAAGTAAAATTGTTGCAACAGTTGTTTTACCTCTTGAACCATTGCTTTTACTTCCTATCTGTTTCCTGCCGTGGTCATAAATTATTACCAGAcaagaggaaagaagaagagtATCTCAACAAATTCATTTTGGATACAGTagcaaaaaacaacagtttaacAGTTAATTAATTTCATCTAAGCTGACATATACTCAGGCCTACTTCTAAAGCTGGGACCAGATGTATAAACAGCACATAAACAGGAAAACCATGATTACATCATTTCCTACACATAAACTAATCTTGATCTGATatttataaacaaaaatgtaacatgcaCACCTGTCGCATACTTTATaacatttacaaacacacagtttatgAGAGTGAGCCGTGataaaatggaaattaaaaATAAGGTGTGCAGAGGGCCCAAGACGAAGTCAGCTCAACGCCAGCCACGATAAGAGCATTTATTGATGACCTCACAGTCACCACAGAGTCAGTCCCAGGCTGCCGATGGATTCTAAAGAGTCTCGAAAAGCTAATGGAGTGGGCACGGATGCGTTTCAAACCAACCAAGTCAAGATCAATGGTGCTGGTGCTGTGTTAGGCCTACATATAGACACAGTTTCACATAACACAATGTCTATCATTACTCAATTTATTTTCTTAGACTGACGCTGATGTGTAATTGACTGCTTCTTTTCTCTGTGCTAACAAAGCAACATATTTTTGTACTTTCTCATTTTTATCTGACTTAACTTCTTCATCTTTGATGTGTAATTAACTTCTTTTCTCTGTGCTAACACAATGTCTATCATTACAATTACGTGCAGAGGGGTTGCTTATGTGACATCTGCCATTTGGAGCCATTTAGATACAGAATCACAACAACAAGTGTAATGTTTAAACGCAAAATGACAAAATCACTGGTAGATCGCGAGGTGATAAATCCAATCTTTCCAATATTGTTGCCAAAGCTGGGACCGGTTTTCTGGTACAAAGCAGAAGTGTGCCACAgcaaagtaaaatgtttttttttcaaatgttattttcaGATGATGGGTTATCAGTTATGAAGCTGTTGCCAAAACTCTTTTTGTCAGTTGTTTTACCTCTGGAACCATTGCTTTTACTTCCCTCCATTCCATGATCATAAATTATAACCAAGacaagaagaaagaagaggagtAAGTTCTCAAAACTAATGTTCAGAGTAAGACATCAGGCTAACACAGTGTGAAAAGAAGTGAAATGATGACTTGAAGCATGAGTTAtcagctcgatggtgttttaagtccccaacgtctccttccaggcagcgctgcgaccgttgacttcaaggcacctaaccctaaccttaaccctaaccataaccattgcctaatcctagtgccttccaggcagcgctgcctggaaggcactaggattaggcaatggttatggtcaGTCGAAAATTacaaagtcttaacatgaatccaacatattattagcaaatacaaatccccactgcttactggcctaggTGAGGTAGTCattaaagcccatgttgcaggttaaccaccactgttgattaatgggtacataaagcactcaacatatgtatatcattgttaaaaatgtctccaaatagtgttaaaggccagtttttgtcgtttttggtattattgggttttttaatgcaattcggtgatgacgtcacattggggagacgtgcctcagcctagtactagaactatgatgactgactgggatgaggaagaggtgtttttactgtcagtgaatagcaccgagtgaaagtcaaggttttctttatatctagtGACGGTGATCATGTTGTTGGTTCAGATAAGTACTGGTAATCTAGCTAGATCTAGAAATAGAAGGCATCATGTCAGCTATGGGCTAACTTGCCAGTCAGTCCCACCTGTGAAATCCCCCAACGTTGTAAACATATTTTCGATTAGATAGCTCAcgttttgatggtagcctactagctccagtaacaacatgtggcgttagtgctccttttgtaccataattgtattgaatgaaatgttaagcttcgctcctacgagatgggtggatttttgttacgttacacacaaagctaactggctatagttagcctgtgcgTATGCTAGCAGAATTAGCTAACATTGCGTAGCCAGCCAGCAGCTTCTGCAgtagtttcggcgagctaaccacgacagctaacacatccacaagtgtctctatttcaaacatcactgcaggttgactgcttttagcagcagaggttgattgtgggcgacaatACTATTGTGGTTAGTTCACCGAAACTACTGCCGATTGCCGAAGTTGCTGGCTGGttacgcaacgttagctaattccactagcatacatacaggctaactatagccagttagctttgtatgtaacaaaaacccacccatctcgtaggagcgaagcttaacatttcattcaataaaattatggtacaaaaggagcactaatgcaacatgtcttatgttgacaacgtggatgcagatataggaaactccgaaggcagtcataatatttacctagctagcagtctaggctaacgttaacgttagcaaacgtcggtgtagctagctgtctaaacttgtgaaaagccgaacagcatccccatccaagctgtgtttcacttttcCTCCAAtattatacacataataaagacacatggactcagtcgagaccaaaagctatattttgcaacaccagtggcacagaccgagaccataaacagtgaacagagacggggctttcgtctgtcgtctccccaatgtgacgtaatgcaatgcattgtgggggaaaagagaatcattgcaaaccgctgtaaaatagtactactttttcgtattttattccgttttatgatatccattgtatttgatgttgttgggtaacagtttaaatgtttattaccaacaagcaaattgcacaaattcattagaaaataaaccctGCAACATGGTCTTTAAGGTAAccacccacagatacagttaataagGATTCACTCACATGTGTATGAgtaacatttaaacatgatttataaaaaagaatgccagcaattattaggctattttactttaatagcttagtattctatgcaaaaaaggtatgtataaagggtttaggccaccctacacattattgtaggcccagtttaatatgcaacttaattttagaCAATATATGtggtagggggtccctgctctgtctctctttcagttaaggggtccttaaaaaagcttaaaaaacgttgaagacccctggtctagaaTACCAACCAACAAACaccacaaaataataaaaaaataggcttataaaaaaaagataggCCTATGCCATATTTCCAAATCTTGCCTGTATGACCTATCAACCGCCTTCTGATTTGCTTGAAGTCCTGTACTTTGCTTTAAACTATCTATTACTAACTAGATAGAAAGAGACAATACGATTTTTACAAGAGCTTATATCCTCAGATAAATAACTGCACTTTTTTAGGAAGTGTCAGTAGAAAACAAATCTAAGTTATAAATGTGGTTCTGCTGCTGTTGAAggttaaactttatttttgggTTCCAAACGATAATATAAATAGCTTATATTTTCAGGTATGCTAAATTTGGACGTTTCCTCTAATTCTGACTTCAGTACGAATGGGGATATTCTGTATCTAAAATATATGTGTTCAGAAAAATACAGATTGAGCCTTAAAACATGATACTGTGGCAAAGTAGTCCTGAAATAAATCCATAATTCCTTTCACAAAGCTACTCCCCATAAACTGTACATGTGTATTTAAAagaataacaaacacacacacacacacacacacacacacacacacacacacacacacacacacacacacacacacacacacacacacacacacactgcttatTTCACATTCAGTACAGTATGAGCAAGCAATGCCAAGGAGTTGTATGTTTTTGGtctatttgttgtttgttcgTCTGTTGTTTCCCAAGATAGCTCAAAAACGATTACAGTAAGCAGTAaatcaaaatataaataactaac from Sander vitreus isolate 19-12246 chromosome 2, sanVit1, whole genome shotgun sequence includes the following:
- the LOC144531137 gene encoding uncharacterized protein LOC144531137; the encoded protein is MARFVHREHDYVNQPDASARSSGQDTRVTAAMPGRKLYRLVAVSFGLLCVLQAALNISLRLYTSDSKTADIEVCCTNLTCALKRELFNVDHYFQQGWVYFHPSFYYISSNNSSWQESRADCLRRDADLVIINSKEEQDFTRKFHKRTWIGLRETKGKWKWVDDTVLNKSLSYWNPGEPNNFEGKKEDCVEIKFHDVENSWNDITCGDQNFWICEKKIYATEKKLSRLVAVSFGILCILQAAMNISLRLALYSDSEAIIKNLTEEREVWKRKLSTFDNYSQHGWVYFNHSFYYISSIGKSWQEGRDDCQQRDADLIIINNKEEQDFARQFKQRTWIGLTDRETEGIWTWVDGTALNTSFWHTGEPNNYQGKEEDCGEIMIYDIENNWNDMTCKMQNYWICEKVVAL